A DNA window from Gemella massiliensis contains the following coding sequences:
- a CDS encoding ribonuclease HII — translation MKINEIKEIFSQEIVEKEIIETLQKDERIGVKKILLSYNKKQEKKNFLKKEYEKKSFYENKCYNSGYKYICGVDEVGRGPLAGPVVAAAVILKPDNYFEGLNDSKKLSKTKREELYDKIKAEALAYAVCEVDNREIEKYNIYNASRIAMQKAVEKLSQTPDFLLIDAMPFGNYPISNFSMVKGDEKSVSIAAASVIAKVYRDRLMEDYSKKYPYYDFENNAGYGTKRHLEALDKYGICPIHRRDFEPIKTIIQGGKNEQRKK, via the coding sequence ATGAAAATTAACGAAATAAAAGAAATTTTTTCACAAGAGATAGTAGAAAAAGAAATAATAGAAACATTGCAAAAAGATGAGAGAATAGGTGTAAAAAAAATATTACTTAGTTATAATAAAAAACAAGAAAAGAAAAATTTTCTAAAAAAAGAATACGAAAAAAAGTCATTTTATGAAAATAAGTGTTATAATAGTGGGTATAAGTATATTTGTGGAGTAGATGAGGTAGGTCGTGGACCTTTGGCGGGTCCGGTAGTAGCAGCTGCGGTAATTTTAAAACCGGATAATTATTTTGAAGGATTAAATGATTCAAAAAAATTATCAAAAACTAAACGTGAAGAATTGTACGATAAAATAAAAGCTGAAGCATTAGCATATGCGGTGTGTGAAGTAGATAATAGAGAAATAGAAAAATATAATATTTATAATGCCAGCAGAATAGCAATGCAAAAAGCTGTTGAAAAGTTATCACAGACGCCGGATTTTCTTTTAATTGATGCCATGCCATTTGGAAATTATCCAATTTCAAATTTTAGTATGGTTAAGGGTGATGAAAAAAGCGTTTCAATAGCGGCGGCTTCCGTTATAGCTAAAGTATATCGTGATCGCTTAATGGAAGATTATTCAAAAAAATATCCATATTATGATTTTGAAAATAATGCAGGATATGGCACCAAGAGACACTTGGAAGCCTTAGATAAATATGGAATTTGTCCAATACATCGAAGAGATTTTGAACCGATAAAAACAATAATACAAGGAGGAAAAAATGAACAACGAAAAAAATAA
- a CDS encoding ribonuclease J: MNNEKNNNHGQKISVHKKNNVVKNKLNNIESKEVKKKPSKSRKNYPKVSITPLGGVEEVAKNMYMVEIGDEIFVLDAGLMFPETEMIGIDAVIPDISYLIKNKNRVKGIFLSNGRVSSMGAVPYIIDKLKCPVYGSKLTIDLLKNHLKQLNIRRRIKFYYVRENNKYDFNNAHITFFKTTYSMPDSLGICISTAQGNIVYTGEFKFDQSVSKEYRADMLKISQLGQKGVMVLLSDSSNANVKGYNVPENEAAEQIDNAFYQANKRIIVTCYASNFLTISHIVKAALGQNRKILLLGQAIQDSINSARNMNYLEIEDDKLIGIDDLKNYPQNEICILSSGEQGEPIEAMKNIAEKSITNIQIEEGDTIMIAATPSPNMEVMLFQTLNLLVELGANVVTASKRLHAASHATREELKLMLNMLMPKHFIPVQGEFRNLRKHAEIAAETGVNKKNIHILEKGTTLEISGNKAKELLKNIPVGNILVDGRGIGDVEDSVLKDRKLLSNDGIFVTSYAISRKTKSLVGRPCIQTKGFVYVKKSAELIKEAEEKVTEYLINNPIKSIRDCSTIKSEIRSMLSSLLYDSTKRKPIIIVNFTLI, from the coding sequence ATGAACAACGAAAAAAATAATAATCATGGTCAGAAGATCAGCGTACATAAAAAAAATAATGTTGTGAAAAATAAATTAAATAACATTGAGAGTAAAGAAGTAAAGAAAAAACCAAGTAAATCAAGAAAAAATTATCCAAAGGTTAGTATAACTCCGTTAGGGGGAGTAGAAGAAGTAGCTAAAAACATGTATATGGTAGAAATTGGTGACGAGATATTTGTTTTAGATGCCGGTCTTATGTTCCCTGAAACTGAAATGATAGGGATAGATGCGGTTATACCGGATATTAGTTACTTGATTAAGAATAAGAATAGGGTAAAAGGTATCTTTTTATCTAATGGACGTGTAAGTTCTATGGGGGCTGTTCCTTATATAATAGATAAGCTGAAGTGTCCTGTTTATGGTTCTAAATTAACGATTGATTTATTAAAAAATCATTTAAAACAATTAAATATCAGACGTCGTATTAAATTTTATTATGTTAGAGAGAATAATAAATATGATTTTAATAATGCTCATATAACATTTTTTAAAACGACATATTCTATGCCGGATTCACTAGGTATTTGCATTTCTACCGCACAAGGAAATATAGTTTATACCGGAGAATTTAAGTTTGACCAATCTGTAAGTAAAGAATACAGAGCAGATATGTTAAAAATTAGCCAACTAGGTCAAAAAGGTGTTATGGTATTACTAAGTGATTCCAGTAATGCTAATGTAAAGGGATATAATGTGCCGGAAAATGAGGCGGCAGAACAGATTGATAACGCATTTTATCAAGCTAATAAAAGAATTATTGTTACGTGTTATGCCTCTAATTTTTTAACAATTTCTCATATTGTTAAAGCCGCATTAGGTCAAAATAGAAAAATATTATTACTGGGTCAAGCTATTCAAGATTCTATAAATAGTGCAAGAAATATGAATTACCTAGAAATAGAAGACGATAAATTAATTGGTATAGACGATTTAAAAAACTATCCACAAAATGAAATATGTATTCTTTCATCCGGAGAACAAGGAGAACCCATTGAAGCGATGAAAAATATTGCAGAGAAATCTATTACCAATATTCAAATAGAAGAAGGAGATACTATTATGATAGCGGCAACTCCATCACCTAACATGGAAGTTATGTTATTCCAAACATTAAATCTTCTTGTAGAATTAGGTGCTAATGTTGTTACCGCCTCTAAACGTCTTCATGCTGCAAGTCACGCTACACGTGAAGAATTAAAATTGATGTTGAATATGTTAATGCCTAAACACTTTATTCCTGTTCAAGGAGAATTTAGGAATTTAAGAAAACATGCAGAAATAGCAGCGGAAACAGGTGTTAACAAAAAAAATATTCACATATTGGAAAAAGGTACTACGTTGGAAATTTCAGGTAATAAGGCAAAAGAATTATTAAAAAATATTCCGGTTGGAAATATTCTTGTAGATGGTCGTGGAATTGGAGATGTAGAAGACAGTGTTTTAAAAGATAGAAAGTTGTTGTCAAATGACGGTATTTTTGTAACCTCGTATGCAATAAGCAGAAAAACTAAAAGTTTAGTCGGAAGACCATGTATTCAAACAAAGGGTTTTGTCTATGTTAAAAAAAGTGCTGAACTCATAAAAGAAGCTGAAGAAAAAGTCACAGAATACTTAATTAATAATCCTATAAAGAGTATTCGTGATTGTTCAACAATAAAATCAGAAATTAGAAGTATGTTATCCAGTCTACTTTATGATAGTACAAAACGAAAACCTATAATTATAGTCAACTTTACATTAATTTAA
- a CDS encoding DNA polymerase IV — protein MSKVIAHIDMNCFYASVEEKYNPKLKGRPLAVAGEVKKRHGIIVTSNYPARSFGVKTTMRVGEARKLCPSLQIVRPDFEKYQIESKRIFDLVREYTDKIEIVSIDEAYIDLSEIKDPIKVAAVIQRRIYKQLKIPSSIGISYNKFFAKMASDLKKPLGFTIINKKNYKEILWNLDVEKMHGCGKAATKKLKKLKINTIGDVATANEVILHSILGIQGLRLKKRANGEDSRVLKYTVERKSIGNSKTFSSDLIEEEEILKEVKKLSKKVSERAVSRDYVGNNISIMIKFSDFKVMTRSKKISEYINAEKDIFGYAWELLSENYDFNVGIRLLGVSLNEIKKLKDLNIQLDIFDEKNYKKEEKLRKLSRSLKEQFGDKVLTSPQKNDNKNKKTIITTSFSKDFLD, from the coding sequence ATGTCTAAAGTGATTGCTCATATCGATATGAATTGTTTTTATGCAAGTGTCGAAGAAAAGTATAATCCAAAATTAAAGGGAAGACCGTTGGCAGTTGCAGGAGAAGTTAAGAAAAGACATGGAATAATAGTTACCTCCAATTATCCGGCAAGATCTTTTGGAGTGAAAACTACAATGAGAGTAGGAGAAGCCAGAAAATTATGTCCAAGTTTGCAAATAGTACGTCCTGATTTTGAAAAATATCAAATAGAATCAAAAAGGATTTTTGATTTAGTAAGGGAATATACTGATAAAATTGAAATAGTTTCTATAGATGAGGCTTATATAGATTTAAGTGAAATAAAAGATCCGATAAAAGTCGCTGCTGTAATTCAAAGAAGAATATATAAACAACTGAAAATACCTTCGAGTATAGGGATTTCTTATAATAAATTTTTTGCAAAGATGGCATCGGATTTAAAAAAACCGCTTGGTTTTACGATAATAAATAAAAAAAATTATAAGGAAATATTGTGGAATCTTGATGTAGAAAAGATGCACGGTTGTGGAAAAGCTGCAACAAAAAAATTAAAAAAACTAAAAATTAATACAATAGGTGATGTTGCAACTGCTAATGAGGTTATTTTACATAGTATTCTTGGAATTCAAGGTTTAAGATTAAAAAAAAGAGCCAATGGAGAAGATAGTAGAGTGTTAAAATACACCGTAGAAAGAAAATCAATAGGAAATTCTAAAACATTTTCCAGTGATTTAATAGAAGAAGAGGAAATATTAAAAGAAGTAAAAAAATTAAGTAAAAAGGTAAGTGAAAGAGCTGTATCACGAGATTATGTAGGGAATAATATTTCTATAATGATTAAATTTTCTGACTTTAAGGTTATGACACGTTCGAAAAAAATTTCTGAGTACATAAATGCTGAAAAAGATATTTTTGGTTATGCCTGGGAATTATTATCCGAAAATTATGATTTTAATGTAGGGATAAGGTTATTGGGAGTGTCATTAAATGAGATAAAAAAATTAAAAGATTTAAACATTCAATTAGATATTTTTGATGAAAAAAATTATAAAAAAGAAGAAAAGTTAAGAAAATTATCACGAAGTTTAAAAGAACAATTTGGTGATAAAGTTCTTACAAGTCCTCAAAAAAATGATAATAAAAACAAAAAGACTATAATAACTACAAGCTTTAGTAAAGATTTTTTAGATTAA
- a CDS encoding tRNA (adenine(22)-N(1))-methyltransferase, which translates to MINKRLELVATYVTGRRLADIGSDHAYLPLYLVKNKKIDFAIAGEIVEGPYKVSQKNVAQEGFSKIIECRKAAGLDAISLDDNIEVITICGMGGKLIAEILENGKGKLKSKPSLILQPNVGENFVRIKLQELGYKIDAEDIIEEDGHIYEIIVASFGKMNLTEDEINFGKFLTKEKPELYIKKQNLELEKINYILAQLKKSNNTQLEKIKVQEEKYKKIEALIQ; encoded by the coding sequence ATGATTAATAAGAGATTAGAATTAGTTGCAACATATGTTACGGGTAGAAGGCTTGCAGATATAGGAAGTGATCATGCATATTTACCTTTATACTTGGTCAAAAATAAAAAAATAGATTTTGCTATAGCCGGTGAAATAGTAGAAGGTCCATATAAAGTATCTCAAAAAAATGTAGCACAAGAAGGTTTTTCAAAAATTATTGAATGTCGGAAAGCAGCAGGATTAGATGCAATATCACTTGATGACAATATAGAAGTAATTACTATTTGTGGAATGGGTGGAAAATTAATAGCTGAAATATTGGAAAATGGAAAAGGAAAATTAAAAAGCAAGCCGAGTTTAATTTTACAACCAAATGTTGGAGAAAATTTCGTTCGCATTAAATTGCAAGAATTAGGATATAAAATAGATGCAGAAGACATAATAGAAGAAGATGGGCATATTTATGAAATAATAGTAGCTAGTTTTGGAAAAATGAATTTAACAGAAGATGAGATAAATTTTGGAAAATTTTTAACAAAAGAAAAACCGGAACTATATATAAAGAAACAAAATTTAGAATTAGAAAAAATAAATTATATATTAGCACAACTAAAAAAATCTAACAATACTCAGCTAGAGAAAATAAAGGTGCAGGAAGAAAAATATAAAAAAATAGAAGCGCTAATTCAGTAG
- a CDS encoding GNAT family N-acetyltransferase, which produces MEYSFKDMYSRSKVAVETDRYVIYQMLKSKLNFSGNYLLIKQMPEIVDELEYYIASCYKFFKDAGINFIHIATPEKKELSKKLKKYLKKDGYNEINFDLYHLKREEFVEQNLSNYKVEFLQKKDNSEYLEFQYKIDSELGDSRWAIHNQELLYENIRSENILQLIAKDNDKIIGTMNVIMKTDFFEVDNLYVAKEYRRQGVAKHLLNYAVLNMRKENVVLVADSNDTPKYMYEKIGFKKISKQDFYLKSNVN; this is translated from the coding sequence ATGGAATATAGTTTTAAAGATATGTATTCTAGATCAAAAGTAGCAGTAGAAACAGATAGATATGTTATTTATCAAATGTTAAAATCGAAATTAAATTTTAGTGGAAATTATTTACTTATAAAACAAATGCCGGAAATTGTTGATGAGTTGGAATATTATATAGCTTCTTGTTATAAATTTTTTAAAGATGCCGGTATTAATTTTATTCATATAGCTACACCGGAGAAAAAAGAACTTTCTAAAAAATTAAAAAAATATCTAAAAAAAGATGGATATAATGAGATAAATTTTGACTTGTACCATTTGAAAAGAGAAGAATTTGTTGAACAAAATCTGAGTAATTATAAAGTAGAATTTTTACAGAAAAAAGATAACAGTGAATATTTAGAGTTTCAATATAAAATAGATTCGGAACTGGGTGATAGTCGATGGGCAATTCATAATCAAGAGTTGCTTTATGAAAATATTCGTTCAGAAAATATACTTCAATTAATAGCAAAAGATAATGATAAAATTATAGGAACTATGAATGTAATAATGAAAACAGACTTTTTTGAAGTTGATAATCTGTATGTAGCCAAAGAGTACAGAAGACAAGGAGTTGCTAAACATCTTTTAAATTACGCAGTGTTAAATATGAGAAAAGAAAATGTAGTATTGGTTGCTGATAGTAATGATACACCTAAATATATGTATGAAAAAATTGGATTTAAAAAAATATCAAAGCAAGATTTTTATCTAAAATCGAATGTTAATTAA